Proteins encoded together in one bacterium BMS3Abin11 window:
- the resA_2 gene encoding thiol-disulfide oxidoreductase ResA: MCLLGIALGATQVGGLEGRVYKLGLYLDLYAEDKPVILKFMQEVDVDFPVLLDSDGKVSAQWNVLVFPSTFVIAPDGKIVYGVKGGYTGTRQGLWK; the protein is encoded by the coding sequence TTGTGTTTACTGGGCATAGCCCTGGGAGCCACACAAGTAGGAGGTCTGGAAGGCAGAGTTTATAAATTAGGCCTTTATCTCGACCTTTATGCGGAAGATAAACCCGTTATTTTGAAATTTATGCAGGAAGTCGATGTAGATTTCCCGGTGTTGCTTGATAGCGACGGAAAAGTATCAGCGCAATGGAATGTACTGGTATTTCCTTCGACCTTTGTTATCGCACCTGATGGAAAGATAGTTTATGGGGTTAAAGGGGGATACACTGGGACACGCCAGGGATTGTGGAAATGA
- a CDS encoding glutathione-dependent formaldehyde-activating enzyme, translating to MSDIKFSGSCLCGSVKYEIAGEVVRFSHCHCQRCRKATGTGHASNILISSIASLSWISGESLLTRYDVPEANRFYNYFCAKCGSPMPREVKELDVVLVPAGSIDDELPDLPRQHIFWDSRAQWSCPAGDLPVFSEYPG from the coding sequence ATGTCTGATATAAAGTTTAGCGGAAGTTGTCTTTGTGGCTCGGTAAAATACGAAATAGCCGGTGAAGTGGTGCGCTTTTCTCACTGCCATTGTCAAAGGTGCCGTAAGGCAACAGGCACCGGGCATGCAAGTAATATTCTTATTTCCTCGATTGCCAGTCTTTCGTGGATAAGTGGTGAGTCATTGCTGACGCGCTATGACGTGCCAGAGGCGAACAGGTTCTATAATTACTTTTGTGCCAAATGTGGCAGTCCCATGCCTAGAGAAGTAAAAGAGCTGGATGTAGTGCTTGTCCCTGCGGGATCGATAGACGATGAATTACCGGATTTGCCACGACAGCACATTTTCTGGGACTCGCGCGCGCAGTGGTCGTGTCCAGCCGGTGATCTACCTGTCTTTTCAGAGTATCCCGGGTAG
- a CDS encoding tetratricopeptide repeat protein — protein sequence MTDIEAEKMLEQARSLVEEGKKEEARMCLLNLLKDEPKNIAALLMLGGSYFEANNFKEAKLVFQQLIKICPGVGLYSIALFNALWRLKETDEALKEIRRFILHADKDAEKETIAQYLSTLSAMKNNNQTNVVP from the coding sequence ATGACAGATATAGAAGCTGAAAAAATGCTGGAACAGGCACGGTCTCTGGTAGAGGAAGGAAAGAAGGAGGAGGCACGGATGTGTCTGCTAAATCTACTAAAAGACGAACCGAAGAATATTGCTGCGCTGCTTATGCTGGGTGGCTCATATTTTGAGGCAAATAATTTTAAGGAAGCGAAGCTGGTATTCCAGCAATTGATTAAAATTTGTCCCGGTGTCGGCCTGTATTCAATAGCATTGTTTAATGCGCTATGGCGGTTAAAGGAAACAGACGAGGCACTAAAGGAAATCAGGCGCTTTATACTACATGCGGATAAAGATGCTGAAAAAGAAACTATTGCTCAATATTTATCTACCCTCAGTGCGATGAAAAATAACAACCAGACTAACGTTGTTCCATGA
- the ydjZ_1 gene encoding TVP38/TMEM64 family inner membrane protein YdjZ: MESYGAIGPLIIILLMTIAILVSPLPSAPIAIAAGAAYGHLWGGLYVLTGSVTGATGAFLIARYLGYEYVEKIAKNHLPEKFINSQNALTGIVLLSRLMPFLSFDIISYAAGLTPLLLWRFLAATIIGILPASFFLAHVGSELATTELNRVALALAVLAGFTGLSFAVNFFRNKKSIKHRGKEK; this comes from the coding sequence GTGGAGTCATACGGTGCAATAGGACCGTTGATTATTATCCTGCTAATGACAATAGCCATATTAGTCAGCCCATTACCCAGCGCCCCGATAGCTATCGCTGCCGGAGCTGCTTATGGTCATTTATGGGGTGGCCTATATGTATTAACAGGTTCTGTAACCGGTGCTACTGGAGCATTCCTCATTGCCCGCTACCTGGGTTATGAATATGTGGAGAAAATTGCAAAGAATCACCTGCCGGAGAAATTCATCAATTCGCAGAATGCCTTAACAGGAATTGTACTACTTAGCAGGCTAATGCCATTTTTATCGTTCGATATAATTAGTTATGCGGCAGGACTAACTCCGTTGTTGCTCTGGCGTTTTCTGGCAGCAACAATTATCGGCATCCTGCCCGCGAGTTTCTTCCTGGCACATGTCGGCAGTGAACTTGCAACTACGGAACTTAATCGTGTCGCGTTAGCCCTCGCTGTACTGGCTGGTTTCACCGGGCTTTCATTCGCAGTTAATTTTTTTCGCAATAAAAAAAGTATTAAACACAGGGGGAAAGAAAAATAA
- the glvI gene encoding proton-gated ion channel precursor, translating to MSIKLIGKRLLHHYVVKAIIPLALIVMMSWVVFWIDPKNVANQLGVAVTTVLTLIAYHIALSGRLPVIPYLTQMDKFLFSSTLLVFLSLIEVVVTSHLSGTDRLSMARRIDRQARWFFPVLFGLAIYGSFMV from the coding sequence ATGTCGATAAAATTGATAGGCAAGCGTTTGTTGCACCACTATGTGGTAAAAGCAATTATACCTCTGGCTTTAATCGTGATGATGTCATGGGTGGTGTTCTGGATTGATCCTAAGAATGTAGCGAACCAGTTAGGGGTTGCGGTTACCACAGTCCTGACGTTGATCGCGTATCATATAGCCCTGTCAGGGCGGCTGCCTGTAATCCCTTATCTGACACAGATGGATAAATTCTTATTTAGTTCAACCCTGCTGGTTTTCCTGAGCTTAATCGAAGTCGTTGTCACCTCGCACCTTTCCGGCACTGATCGATTAAGTATGGCCCGTAGAATTGACAGGCAAGCAAGGTGGTTTTTCCCTGTATTGTTTGGGCTGGCGATATACGGTTCATTCATGGTTTGA
- the yadH_1 gene encoding inner membrane transport permease YadH, whose amino-acid sequence MNFYAIRAIYIFEMSRTWRTLMESIASPILTTSLYFVVFGAAIGSRMGEIDGISYAAFIVPGLLMLSLLGESISTASFGIYFPRFSGTIYEVLSAPVSHVEIVLGYVGAAASKSVIIGLLILATARFFVDYEIIHPLWMISFLLLTAVTFSLFGFIIGLWADDFQKLQIIPMMVITPLTFLGGAFYSINMLPPFWQKVTLFNPVVYLISGLRWSFFSVADVNVGISLAMILVFMLLCLITVWWIFRTGYRLKS is encoded by the coding sequence ATGAATTTCTATGCCATCCGGGCCATTTATATCTTCGAAATGTCACGCACATGGCGCACATTGATGGAAAGTATTGCATCACCTATCCTCACCACATCGCTTTACTTTGTCGTCTTCGGTGCGGCCATAGGCTCACGCATGGGTGAGATCGACGGCATCAGCTATGCGGCTTTTATTGTTCCCGGCCTGCTGATGTTGTCGCTGCTAGGTGAGAGCATTTCCACCGCCTCATTCGGTATTTATTTTCCCAGGTTCTCGGGCACTATTTACGAGGTGCTTTCAGCTCCGGTGTCCCATGTTGAGATTGTGCTGGGTTACGTTGGCGCGGCGGCAAGCAAGTCAGTTATTATCGGCCTGTTGATCCTGGCCACGGCACGGTTTTTTGTGGATTATGAGATTATCCATCCGCTGTGGATGATCAGCTTTCTGCTGTTGACGGCTGTTACATTCAGCCTGTTCGGATTTATCATCGGCCTGTGGGCAGATGATTTCCAGAAACTGCAAATCATCCCGATGATGGTCATCACACCGTTGACCTTCCTCGGTGGTGCCTTCTATTCGATCAACATGCTGCCGCCATTCTGGCAGAAGGTGACCTTGTTCAATCCGGTTGTCTACCTGATCAGCGGCTTACGCTGGAGTTTCTTTAGTGTTGCCGATGTCAATGTCGGTATTAGCCTGGCAATGATTCTGGTCTTTATGTTGTTGTGTCTGATCACTGTCTGGTGGATATTCAGGACGGGATATCGGCTTAAGAGTTGA
- the drrA_1 gene encoding daunorubicin/doxorubicin resistance ATP-binding protein DrrA, with the protein MQPVISIKSLSKTYASGLCALNNINLNIHRGEIFALLGPNGAGKTTLISIICGLVTASEGSVAVDGHDIRTDYRQARSRIGLVPQELATGTFESVWATMNFSRGLFGKSANPAHCEKVLRDLSLWDRRDERIINLSGGMKRRVLIAKALAHEPKILFLDEPTAGIDVEQRHAMWNMVRHLRESGVTIILTTHYIDEAEEMADRIAIITDGEISVVEEKTVLMNRLGKKQLALTLQHPLTSIPEELADYSLHLSSDGEVLTYTFDTQREHTGISSLLRELGKHDIDFKDLHSSQSSLEEIFVNLINRVP; encoded by the coding sequence GTGCAGCCAGTCATTTCAATCAAAAGCCTGTCCAAAACCTATGCGTCTGGCTTGTGTGCGCTGAACAACATTAATCTGAATATACATCGAGGAGAAATTTTTGCCCTGTTGGGTCCCAATGGTGCCGGCAAGACGACGCTTATAAGTATTATCTGCGGACTGGTCACTGCCAGTGAGGGAAGTGTGGCTGTGGACGGTCATGATATCCGTACAGATTACCGGCAGGCACGGTCGAGAATTGGCCTGGTACCGCAGGAGCTTGCTACTGGAACCTTTGAGAGTGTCTGGGCGACGATGAATTTCAGTCGTGGTCTGTTCGGTAAATCAGCTAACCCCGCGCATTGTGAAAAAGTGCTGCGTGACCTGTCTTTGTGGGACAGGCGTGATGAGAGGATCATTAATTTGTCGGGTGGCATGAAGCGGCGGGTGCTGATTGCCAAGGCACTGGCGCATGAGCCAAAAATCCTGTTTCTTGATGAACCTACAGCGGGCATCGATGTTGAGCAACGACATGCGATGTGGAACATGGTTCGTCATCTGCGCGAAAGTGGCGTCACTATCATCCTGACAACGCATTATATTGATGAGGCCGAAGAGATGGCCGACCGCATTGCTATTATTACGGATGGCGAGATCAGCGTGGTTGAAGAGAAGACCGTGCTGATGAATAGGCTGGGGAAAAAGCAGCTGGCACTGACCCTGCAACATCCATTAACCAGTATCCCCGAAGAACTTGCCGATTATTCACTGCATCTATCGTCGGATGGTGAGGTGTTGACCTACACTTTTGATACACAGCGGGAGCACACGGGGATCTCCAGCTTATTGCGTGAGCTGGGTAAGCACGACATAGACTTTAAGGATCTTCACTCCAGCCAGAGTTCGCTGGAAGAAATCTTCGTTAACCTCATTAATAGGGTGCCCTAA
- a CDS encoding glyoxalase-like domain protein produces MSKDGKINYLEFPAEDLNAAKVFFTTVFNWSFVDYGLEYATFSNAGIKGGFFKSGKNMSTEKGSALVVFYSKDLEAMQAKIENAGGKIIKEIFSFPGGRRFHFSDPNDNEFAVWSDVVA; encoded by the coding sequence ATGAGCAAAGACGGAAAAATAAACTATCTTGAATTCCCTGCCGAAGATCTGAATGCAGCTAAAGTATTTTTTACCACAGTGTTTAACTGGAGCTTCGTTGACTACGGGCTTGAATATGCCACTTTTTCCAATGCGGGGATAAAGGGCGGTTTTTTTAAATCTGGTAAAAATATGTCCACGGAAAAGGGAAGTGCACTGGTGGTTTTTTATAGTAAGGATCTTGAGGCTATGCAAGCAAAAATAGAAAATGCCGGCGGTAAAATTATTAAGGAGATTTTTTCATTTCCGGGCGGTAGACGGTTCCATTTCAGTGATCCGAATGACAATGAATTTGCAGTCTGGTCAGATGTGGTTGCCTGA
- a CDS encoding glutathione-dependent formaldehyde-activating enzyme: MVKGSCLCGAVEYEVELIPDKVFNCHCSLCRKSHGAAFATQVFAKAGTLRFLKGEEMLSEYQGRRGIRAFCSNCGSKLMNYAPDKSQYFSVALACVDDEVDVKPVADCFVGSKADWSILSGNIPSFKMLPRDIL; this comes from the coding sequence ATGGTTAAAGGAAGCTGCTTGTGCGGCGCTGTTGAGTATGAAGTAGAGCTGATTCCAGACAAGGTTTTTAACTGCCACTGTTCTTTGTGCCGCAAATCGCATGGAGCGGCATTTGCGACGCAGGTATTTGCTAAAGCTGGAACACTGAGATTTTTAAAAGGTGAAGAGATGTTGTCCGAATATCAGGGGCGGCGCGGTATCCGCGCTTTTTGTTCAAACTGCGGTTCAAAGTTAATGAATTATGCACCGGATAAATCTCAGTATTTTAGTGTTGCACTGGCCTGTGTGGATGATGAGGTAGATGTAAAACCAGTTGCTGATTGTTTTGTTGGCTCAAAGGCAGACTGGAGTATACTTTCTGGCAACATCCCGTCATTTAAGATGTTGCCCAGGGATATTTTATAA
- a CDS encoding RNA recognition motif.: protein MKLLIRNLARTTTEVELRRMFEAHGPVQSCSLVMDRQTGKSKGFAFIEMPRPGDAKAAVKTLNGKDVAGNVIRVKRATTKKSTAEKVFPGRTESKKTETGNSVVKTDEPEKPEPQKPKLKKNTAVNYNIWSSND, encoded by the coding sequence ATGAAACTACTGATACGTAACCTGGCCCGCACAACTACGGAAGTAGAGCTTCGGAGAATGTTCGAAGCCCACGGACCGGTACAGTCCTGCAGCCTGGTAATGGACAGGCAAACTGGCAAGTCCAAGGGCTTTGCTTTTATCGAAATGCCCAGACCGGGCGATGCCAAAGCTGCTGTAAAAACTCTCAATGGCAAGGATGTCGCCGGTAATGTAATCCGTGTTAAAAGGGCCACTACGAAAAAGTCCACAGCAGAAAAAGTTTTCCCTGGCAGGACAGAATCTAAAAAAACCGAAACAGGGAATAGTGTGGTAAAGACAGATGAACCAGAAAAACCCGAACCACAAAAGCCCAAACTGAAAAAAAATACTGCCGTAAACTATAACATCTGGTCGTCAAATGACTAA
- a CDS encoding phosphohistidine phosphatase, translating to MKLYLVQHGEALTKDIDADRPLSNVGHAEVERLAAFLAGHMTVSRVMHSGKTRAQQTAEIFTAIITGEFPVEAISGINPNDSVEGFANRLMNWDEDILVVGHLPFMSKLVSFLVTGASDVVIVSYTPGSIVFLESTDEGVWQLQWMVRPELIN from the coding sequence ATGAAACTCTATCTTGTGCAACATGGTGAAGCACTGACTAAGGATATTGATGCTGACCGGCCCTTGAGTAATGTGGGGCATGCAGAGGTGGAACGGTTGGCAGCTTTTCTTGCAGGCCATATGACAGTTTCGCGAGTCATGCATAGTGGCAAGACGCGAGCGCAACAGACGGCTGAGATATTTACAGCAATAATAACGGGAGAGTTTCCAGTTGAGGCGATCAGTGGTATTAACCCGAATGACTCGGTTGAGGGTTTTGCAAATCGGTTGATGAACTGGGACGAAGATATTCTGGTTGTTGGCCACCTGCCATTCATGTCGAAGCTGGTTAGTTTTCTGGTGACAGGAGCTTCCGATGTGGTCATCGTATCCTACACACCAGGAAGTATAGTTTTCCTGGAATCCACGGATGAAGGAGTTTGGCAGTTGCAGTGGATGGTTAGGCCCGAACTCATCAATTAA
- the nemA gene encoding N-ethylmaleimide reductase encodes MSNNLFSSITVGDLTLPNRMVMAPMTRNRANQDNAPHSLNVKYYQQRANAGLIITEGSQVSMEGVGYPGTPGIYSDVQVAGWREITDAVHAKGGHIFIQLWYCGRISHPDLLPDNQTPVAPSAIKPEGDAVTFEGMKPFITPRALETDEIAGIVAQYKHAAEMAIKAGFDGVEVHGANGYLIDQFLRDGSNHRTDRYGGSVENRMRFLNEVLDAVCEVWPDQRVGLRLTPENSFNSMSDSDPQTHFAYFITQLNSRKLAYLHILEGDMISKQRHVNYRSLRDSFDGIYIANNAYDKTRAEEGIRNGDCDMVAFGIPFLANPDLVYRYQNDLALNEADPDSFYGGDEHGYTDYPFAEHVSAESA; translated from the coding sequence ATGAGCAATAACCTGTTTAGTTCAATCACAGTGGGTGATCTCACATTACCCAACCGGATGGTCATGGCACCGATGACGCGTAATCGTGCCAACCAGGACAACGCTCCGCACAGTCTGAATGTAAAATACTACCAGCAGCGCGCCAACGCCGGTTTAATCATTACCGAAGGCTCGCAGGTCTCGATGGAGGGTGTGGGTTACCCCGGTACGCCAGGCATCTATAGCGATGTGCAAGTGGCCGGCTGGCGCGAAATTACCGATGCCGTACACGCCAAAGGTGGGCATATCTTTATACAGCTCTGGTATTGTGGACGTATCTCCCATCCAGATTTATTACCCGACAACCAGACACCAGTCGCACCTTCCGCAATAAAACCGGAAGGTGATGCCGTTACCTTTGAAGGGATGAAACCTTTTATCACACCACGGGCACTCGAAACCGATGAGATTGCGGGCATTGTGGCACAGTACAAACATGCGGCGGAAATGGCCATAAAGGCGGGTTTTGATGGTGTTGAAGTGCATGGCGCAAATGGATATCTCATCGATCAGTTCCTGCGAGATGGATCCAATCATCGCACTGACCGGTATGGTGGCAGCGTTGAAAACCGTATGCGCTTTCTCAATGAGGTACTCGATGCGGTATGTGAAGTATGGCCTGACCAGCGCGTTGGGCTAAGACTGACACCGGAAAATAGTTTTAACAGCATGTCAGACTCCGATCCACAGACGCACTTTGCCTATTTTATTACACAGCTTAATTCACGCAAGCTGGCATATTTGCATATACTGGAAGGCGATATGATAAGCAAACAACGGCATGTCAACTACCGCAGCCTGCGTGATAGCTTTGATGGTATTTACATAGCCAATAATGCATATGACAAAACGCGTGCTGAAGAAGGTATACGCAACGGAGATTGTGACATGGTTGCTTTCGGCATTCCTTTTCTGGCGAACCCAGATCTGGTATACCGTTATCAAAACGACCTGGCATTAAATGAAGCGGATCCGGACAGCTTTTATGGTGGTGATGAACACGGCTACACAGACTACCCCTTTGCCGAGCACGTTAGCGCCGAATCGGCGTGA